In Drosophila simulans strain w501 chromosome 3R, Prin_Dsim_3.1, whole genome shotgun sequence, a single window of DNA contains:
- the LOC6729879 gene encoding DNA-binding protein D-ETS-4 isoform X1: MEYEKMLYMPAASEMPHSPQLKPHQFQAHTPTDQYSSYADNFDLSLLPQESAPIPTTVFQYNAPQIKVECAWDSQPIQQQQQPTAPYTIPSSHQLIPPPAYPHSAYPSPQSSPLQSEFAAYGLGRFGGSYDSLNSPSPSLEAVSIKQELHILPPSPPESNCETPSPRSSCGESIKAEPLDADIESLIDLNSLLQQQSLQSPQNQQDTKPDHQLLRECLEDTSFQKRHNLKPLALESFIGGLAEVRGDFEPVISLALEHAKREADAICAELQISQDPNGWSPAQVHAWLRSTLAQFRLPPVADLELHFCENGAALALLSEEEFVRRLPESGSTLHAQLEIWKMAYADQPAHQQHSQQSASTDLWPASYAMPNLDLDYNEDSEDDDDMEADAQVAPLNGSSTSPPATNASNGGTATVKRPNGGRTGGGGSHIHLWQFLKELLASPQVNGTAIRWIDRSKGIFKIEDSVRVAKLWGRRKNRPAMNYDKLSRSIRQYYKKGIMKKTERSQRLVYQFCHPYSQ, from the exons ATGGAGTACGAGAAAATGTTGTACATGCCAGCAGCCAGTGAG ATGCCTCACAGTCCGCAGCTGAAGCCACATCAGTTCCAGGCCCACACGCCGACGGATCAGTACTCATCCTATGCAGACAACTTCGACctgtcgctgctgccgcaGGAGTCCGCACCCATTCCCACCACAGTCTTCCAGTACAACGCCCCCCAGATCAAGGTCGAGTGCGCCTGGGACAGCCAGCCcatccagcagcaacagcagcccaCTGCGCCCTATACCATCCCCTCCAGCCACCAGCTGATTCCACCGCCCGCCTATCCCCACAGTGCCTATCCCTCTCCGCAATCCAGTCCACTGCAGTCGGAGTTCGCTGCCTATGGACTTGGCAGATTTGGCGGCAGCTACGACAGTCTAAACAGCCCATCGCCCTCGCTGGAGGCGGTTAGCATCAAGCAGGAGCTGCACATCCTGCCACCCTCTCCGCCGGAGTCCAACTGCGAGACGCCATCGCCCAGGTCCTCCTGCGGGGAGAGCATCAAGGCCGAGCCCTTGGATGCGGACATCGAGAGCCTCATCGATCTGAACtccctgctgcagcagcagagtCTACAAAGTCCACAGAATCAGCAGGACACCAAGCCCGATCACCAGCTGTTGCGGGAGTGCCTCGAGGACACCAGCTTCCAGAAGCGCCACAACCTGAAGCCTCTGGCTCTGGAATCCTTCATCGGAGGCTTGGCCGAAGTGCGCGGCGACTTTGAGCCCGTCATTTCACTGGCCCTGGAACATGCCAAACGAGAGGCGGACGCCATCTGCGCGGAGCTGCAAATATCGCAGG ATCCCAATGGCTGGTCGCCCGCCCAGGTACACGCATGGCTCCGATCCACCTTGGCCCAGTTCAGATTGCCGCCGGTGGCCGATTTGGAGCTGCACTTCTGCGAAAACGGAGCGGCTCTGGCATTACTCAGCGAGGAGGAATTCGTGCGCCGACTACCAGAG AGCGGCAGCACGCTGCACGCCCAGCTGGAAATTTGGAAGATGGCCTACGCCGACCAGCCCGCTCATCAGCAGCATTCCCAGCAGTCTGCGAGCACTGATCTCTGGCCAGCCAGCTATGCGATGCCCAATTTGGACCTGGACTACAACGAGGACAGCGAAG ATGACGACGACATGGAAGCAGATGCACAAGTGGCACCTCTGAACGGCAGTTCCACTTCACCGCCCGCTACCAACGCTTCCAACGGCGGTACGGCCACAGTTAAACGACCGAATGGCGGGCGGACCGGCGGCGGAGGCTCCCACATTCACCTGTGGCAGTTCCTCAAGGAGCTGCTGGCTTCGCCCCAGGTGAACGGCACGGCCATCCGGTGGATCGACCGCAGCAAGGGCATCTTCAAGATCGAGGACTCGGTGAGGGTGGCCAAGCTATGGGGTCGGCGCAAGAACCGACCGGCGATGAACTACGACAAGTTGTCCCGCTCCATCCGGCAGTACTACAAGAAGGGAATCATGAAGAAGACGGAGAGGTCACAGCGGCTGGTCTACCAGTTCTGCCATCCCTACAGTCAGTAG
- the LOC6729879 gene encoding DNA-binding protein D-ETS-4 isoform X2, protein MPHSPQLKPHQFQAHTPTDQYSSYADNFDLSLLPQESAPIPTTVFQYNAPQIKVECAWDSQPIQQQQQPTAPYTIPSSHQLIPPPAYPHSAYPSPQSSPLQSEFAAYGLGRFGGSYDSLNSPSPSLEAVSIKQELHILPPSPPESNCETPSPRSSCGESIKAEPLDADIESLIDLNSLLQQQSLQSPQNQQDTKPDHQLLRECLEDTSFQKRHNLKPLALESFIGGLAEVRGDFEPVISLALEHAKREADAICAELQISQDPNGWSPAQVHAWLRSTLAQFRLPPVADLELHFCENGAALALLSEEEFVRRLPESGSTLHAQLEIWKMAYADQPAHQQHSQQSASTDLWPASYAMPNLDLDYNEDSEDDDDMEADAQVAPLNGSSTSPPATNASNGGTATVKRPNGGRTGGGGSHIHLWQFLKELLASPQVNGTAIRWIDRSKGIFKIEDSVRVAKLWGRRKNRPAMNYDKLSRSIRQYYKKGIMKKTERSQRLVYQFCHPYSQ, encoded by the exons ATGCCTCACAGTCCGCAGCTGAAGCCACATCAGTTCCAGGCCCACACGCCGACGGATCAGTACTCATCCTATGCAGACAACTTCGACctgtcgctgctgccgcaGGAGTCCGCACCCATTCCCACCACAGTCTTCCAGTACAACGCCCCCCAGATCAAGGTCGAGTGCGCCTGGGACAGCCAGCCcatccagcagcaacagcagcccaCTGCGCCCTATACCATCCCCTCCAGCCACCAGCTGATTCCACCGCCCGCCTATCCCCACAGTGCCTATCCCTCTCCGCAATCCAGTCCACTGCAGTCGGAGTTCGCTGCCTATGGACTTGGCAGATTTGGCGGCAGCTACGACAGTCTAAACAGCCCATCGCCCTCGCTGGAGGCGGTTAGCATCAAGCAGGAGCTGCACATCCTGCCACCCTCTCCGCCGGAGTCCAACTGCGAGACGCCATCGCCCAGGTCCTCCTGCGGGGAGAGCATCAAGGCCGAGCCCTTGGATGCGGACATCGAGAGCCTCATCGATCTGAACtccctgctgcagcagcagagtCTACAAAGTCCACAGAATCAGCAGGACACCAAGCCCGATCACCAGCTGTTGCGGGAGTGCCTCGAGGACACCAGCTTCCAGAAGCGCCACAACCTGAAGCCTCTGGCTCTGGAATCCTTCATCGGAGGCTTGGCCGAAGTGCGCGGCGACTTTGAGCCCGTCATTTCACTGGCCCTGGAACATGCCAAACGAGAGGCGGACGCCATCTGCGCGGAGCTGCAAATATCGCAGG ATCCCAATGGCTGGTCGCCCGCCCAGGTACACGCATGGCTCCGATCCACCTTGGCCCAGTTCAGATTGCCGCCGGTGGCCGATTTGGAGCTGCACTTCTGCGAAAACGGAGCGGCTCTGGCATTACTCAGCGAGGAGGAATTCGTGCGCCGACTACCAGAG AGCGGCAGCACGCTGCACGCCCAGCTGGAAATTTGGAAGATGGCCTACGCCGACCAGCCCGCTCATCAGCAGCATTCCCAGCAGTCTGCGAGCACTGATCTCTGGCCAGCCAGCTATGCGATGCCCAATTTGGACCTGGACTACAACGAGGACAGCGAAG ATGACGACGACATGGAAGCAGATGCACAAGTGGCACCTCTGAACGGCAGTTCCACTTCACCGCCCGCTACCAACGCTTCCAACGGCGGTACGGCCACAGTTAAACGACCGAATGGCGGGCGGACCGGCGGCGGAGGCTCCCACATTCACCTGTGGCAGTTCCTCAAGGAGCTGCTGGCTTCGCCCCAGGTGAACGGCACGGCCATCCGGTGGATCGACCGCAGCAAGGGCATCTTCAAGATCGAGGACTCGGTGAGGGTGGCCAAGCTATGGGGTCGGCGCAAGAACCGACCGGCGATGAACTACGACAAGTTGTCCCGCTCCATCCGGCAGTACTACAAGAAGGGAATCATGAAGAAGACGGAGAGGTCACAGCGGCTGGTCTACCAGTTCTGCCATCCCTACAGTCAGTAG